From a region of the Corallococcus coralloides DSM 2259 genome:
- a CDS encoding lipoprotein: MSLRRLSLLLVPTCAAWLGCGEAPPPSEEVNPPGIAMDPREGTAVITNEDMLPGCGEPDAGSGPVDAGTSVLVTADTRFHSSAGVTRVPQNLAGRDLEILVPNGVSFDRYTGTPVAGGMRFDNVPDGEYFLRSSRHYFLTRERRFDLGVNRIGRPDAVYVPVTETPMSAELFNLAPWQDYASISEPGSSVQLISADVDLYSTTYLWAQAGDTSIVDPYASAYFSTGYGAPVLDASKGDRIYVNQFNSVQAGTLPSGGPLAYQSVVSSAHLPSFSFTPDGTTSLPIEATLAPVTQTPFSMEWRLNEFARWRSDANPSGILNYPSLSLVPAPFGYQSGWVGYQGELFNMWLPRGENGVIASRLAYGNPYPSNWGVIGSVGYSFRSATPVAVGNRLHYPSGNIYVTDRLDHLIAGPIQPPVSPPRDLRIDGVDAYVSRVVGSNQPVIDWRAPVMGTPRHYTVSVIQLIDTYAANPTFRFYVPGDRTQVRLPPGLLLPGTTYYVRVMADSSPNYEPSRAPYVTAELLPTATADTFSAVFTTP, translated from the coding sequence ATGTCCTTGCGACGTCTGTCTTTGTTGCTCGTCCCCACCTGCGCGGCCTGGCTGGGCTGCGGCGAAGCTCCGCCTCCCTCCGAGGAGGTGAACCCTCCCGGAATCGCCATGGACCCCCGCGAGGGGACCGCGGTCATCACCAACGAGGACATGCTGCCGGGCTGTGGTGAGCCCGATGCGGGCTCCGGTCCGGTGGACGCGGGCACGTCCGTGCTGGTGACGGCGGACACGCGCTTCCACTCCAGCGCCGGGGTGACGCGGGTGCCCCAGAACCTGGCCGGCCGCGACCTGGAGATCCTCGTCCCCAACGGCGTCTCCTTCGACCGGTACACCGGCACGCCGGTGGCGGGGGGCATGCGCTTCGACAACGTTCCGGACGGTGAGTACTTCCTGCGCTCGAGCCGGCACTACTTCCTGACGCGCGAGCGCCGCTTCGACCTGGGCGTCAACCGCATTGGCCGGCCGGACGCCGTCTACGTGCCCGTCACCGAAACCCCCATGTCGGCGGAGCTCTTCAACCTGGCGCCCTGGCAGGACTATGCGTCCATCTCCGAGCCGGGCAGCTCCGTGCAGCTCATCAGCGCGGACGTGGACCTCTACAGCACGACGTACCTGTGGGCCCAGGCCGGTGACACGTCCATCGTCGACCCGTACGCCTCCGCGTACTTCAGCACCGGCTACGGGGCGCCCGTCCTGGATGCGTCGAAGGGCGACCGCATCTACGTGAACCAGTTCAACTCCGTGCAGGCCGGCACGCTGCCGAGCGGCGGGCCCCTGGCGTACCAGTCCGTGGTGAGCAGCGCGCACCTGCCGTCGTTCTCGTTCACGCCGGACGGCACCACTTCGCTGCCGATCGAGGCTACGTTGGCGCCCGTGACGCAGACGCCCTTCTCCATGGAATGGCGCCTGAACGAGTTCGCCCGTTGGCGCTCGGATGCGAACCCCAGCGGCATCCTCAACTATCCCTCGCTGTCGCTGGTGCCCGCGCCGTTCGGCTACCAGTCCGGCTGGGTGGGCTACCAGGGAGAGCTCTTCAACATGTGGCTGCCGCGCGGCGAGAATGGCGTCATCGCGAGCCGGCTCGCCTACGGCAATCCCTACCCGTCCAACTGGGGCGTGATCGGTTCCGTCGGCTATTCGTTCCGGTCCGCGACGCCCGTCGCCGTGGGGAACCGGCTCCACTACCCCAGCGGCAACATCTACGTCACCGACCGGCTGGACCACCTCATCGCCGGTCCCATCCAGCCGCCCGTTTCGCCGCCGCGGGATCTGCGCATTGACGGGGTGGATGCCTATGTGTCGCGCGTCGTGGGCTCCAACCAGCCGGTCATCGACTGGCGAGCCCCTGTCATGGGCACGCCCCGGCACTACACCGTGTCCGTCATCCAGCTGATCGACACCTACGCGGCCAACCCGACGTTCCGCTTCTATGTGCCCGGTGACCGGACCCAGGTCCGCCTGCCGCCGGGCCTGCTGCTGCCCGGGACGACCTACTACGTGCGCGTGATGGCGGACAGCTCGCCGAACTACGAGCCCTCGCGCGCCCCGTACGTCACCGCGGAGCTGCTCCCCACGGCCACCGCGGACACGTTCAGCGCCGTCTTCACCACGCCGTAG
- a CDS encoding DUF1615 domain-containing protein, which produces MTRSAGRRWTEGLCVGVLLALTACASRAPVVTQVPAPPTLSVAQVARLLPSKVKGAEREGWAGDVLAALDAEAIPAAASEVCQVLAIIEQESGFQADPAVPGLPKMVRQKLDSTAGRLGPVGRRLLGDVLAAKPKGAKRTFGARLDTLRTERDLDRLFRDMLAYYEEEYPAAYAAADLASSLFGPSSFAGQNPVTTAGSMQVSVRYAVEKAGPDADPVAVRESLYTRAGGVRYGTARLLGFEAAYDAPLYRFADYNSGVYSSRNAALQAQVSRLTGVALATDGDLQLYDKDGEPRGEDSQSLKALLLFRERYAPDLSERRVRRDVKEEKTADLEKTDTYLAVKRVYANRMGQAPAYAQLPQVTLKSVKLSGERSTAWFAKSVDARYQQCMARHRQPAR; this is translated from the coding sequence ATGACGCGGAGCGCCGGGCGCCGGTGGACCGAAGGGCTGTGCGTGGGGGTGCTGCTGGCGCTCACGGCCTGCGCGTCCCGGGCGCCGGTGGTGACCCAGGTGCCAGCGCCGCCCACGTTGTCGGTGGCGCAGGTGGCGAGGCTCCTTCCCTCGAAGGTGAAGGGGGCGGAGCGCGAGGGTTGGGCGGGCGACGTGCTGGCGGCGCTGGACGCGGAGGCGATTCCCGCCGCGGCGTCGGAGGTGTGTCAGGTGCTGGCCATCATCGAACAGGAGTCCGGCTTCCAGGCGGACCCCGCGGTGCCGGGGCTGCCCAAGATGGTGCGTCAGAAGCTGGACAGCACCGCGGGACGGCTGGGCCCCGTGGGGCGGCGGCTGCTGGGGGACGTGCTCGCGGCGAAGCCGAAGGGGGCGAAGCGCACCTTCGGGGCGCGGCTGGACACCCTGCGCACGGAACGGGACCTGGACCGGCTCTTCCGGGACATGCTGGCGTACTACGAGGAGGAGTACCCGGCGGCGTACGCGGCCGCGGACCTGGCCAGCTCGCTGTTCGGTCCGTCCTCGTTCGCGGGGCAGAACCCCGTCACCACCGCGGGCTCCATGCAGGTCAGCGTGCGCTACGCGGTGGAGAAGGCGGGCCCGGACGCGGATCCGGTGGCGGTGCGCGAGTCGCTCTACACGCGCGCGGGCGGCGTGCGCTACGGCACCGCCCGGCTCCTGGGCTTCGAGGCCGCGTACGACGCACCGCTCTACCGCTTCGCGGACTACAACAGCGGCGTCTACAGCTCGCGCAACGCCGCGCTCCAGGCCCAGGTCAGCCGGCTCACCGGCGTCGCCCTGGCGACCGACGGCGACCTCCAGCTGTATGACAAGGACGGTGAGCCGCGCGGCGAGGACAGCCAGAGCCTCAAGGCGCTGCTCCTCTTCCGTGAGCGCTACGCGCCGGACCTGAGCGAGCGCCGGGTGCGCCGGGACGTGAAGGAGGAGAAGACGGCGGACCTCGAGAAGACGGACACGTACCTGGCGGTGAAGCGCGTGTACGCGAACCGGATGGGACAGGCGCCCGCCTACGCCCAGCTGCCCCAGGTGACGCTCAAGAGCGTGAAGCTGAGCGGGGAGCGCTCCACCGCGTGGTTCGCGAAGTCGGTGGACGCCCGCTACCAGCAGTGCATGGCCCGCCACCGCCAGCCTGCGCGGTAG